The nucleotide sequence TTTACCCCGGTGACATGACCGGTGGGCGAAATAAGGCGTCCTTGCAGCAGCGGCTCATTTAGAGCGATGTTGCGAATTTCCTCAAGTTGGCCATCCGTGAGGTGTTCTCCATTGTCCACCAGGTCTTCAACAATCAGATCGTCCCCTTCTACCTGGGTATGCTGATAGTTGGTTATGGAGTCGACCCGGCTCGAATAGGGCAGTTGCCAGGCCCGTTCTGTGAGATCCTGCACAGCACTGAGCACATCCCGGCTAAAAACATTTTGGCTCTTCGGGGCAAGGGTAAAAAAGACATTCTCAAACTTGGTATAGGTCTGTTCCAGGGCGTTAAAGGCCTGGAGTTCGGGATTGTCCTCGGAAAAGAACATCCGGCTATTACTGGAGAAGGTAAGAAAACGGGTACCATAGCCGGTTCCCGCTACAAAAAGCAGGCAAAGAAGAATCAGCGGAATCCTGTATGTGATGACAAATCGGCCCAGCCGTGCTTCAAACATTTCCATCAGCTTGTCTTCCTTTTTCATCGCCTATGTCAGAGTATCCGGCAGATTGCGATGTGTATATTTTTTCTACAAAGCTACCTCCTGCATAAGGATATTACAATGTTTTTTCAGACAAAAAAATTGTACAAGAAAACAGTACGAGCACATCTTCCCCGATTACCTCTCAGAAATCCTGCCCCCAAAACTTTCCTCGCTGCTTTAAACAGGATTGAGTATTAAAATTAAAACAGCCCCAAAAAAAAGACCCTGATACAATCAATTTAAACGTTCAGAAACAACACATTAGCTAGGATTCTCCTTTTAGAGAAAGAGCCCCTACGAGATGAGCAAAATCTAACTATCAGCTCTCTGGACCGGCATCTTTCTCGAACGCGGTCGAAAAACAAGAGAAGAGCAAGAGACATCATCACAACATCATAAGGTTAAAGAGAAAACAACTTCCTCACTCAGTCGAGTTAGAGAGAACAGGAAAGGGGTGAGCAATCTCCGCAAGAGCGACCGTCACATTGGGAAATTTCATTTTTTGTACCAGCAAAGGGCCATTGCCAGAGCTCAGGATGGCAGCAGGTTCAGCCACGGCCCTGGCTCCGGTGACACGCAGAACAACATCTGAGCCCACGATCCCTTGAACCTGATTGAGTTGGTCCGGGCGATAAAAGTCCAGGGAAAGCCCCTGGCCATCAGTAAAGGCAAGCAGACCAGGTTCATCACTTTTCAGATCAATGGAGGCGAGCTTACACACAGCGTCGCGGGCCAGCTTATGGGCCTGGCATGCCTGCTCCAAGGCCTCGCCGATCTCCTCTGCCGGGGTATTGCGATTACAACCGATACCTGCCACTAAGGCCTTGGGATGGAGCAAAACAGCATGACCTTTACAGTCGGTGCGGCATGTGATAAACAAATCCGCATCATCCAGTTGTTCAACAAGGACAATATCCGGGGGAAGAGGCGGGAGTGGATAGTCACTGTACAGAAAGACGGAGCCGGTATTGACCAGCTTTGCCATGACACGAATCAGGCCCTGCTTATCCTGCACCGTCAGCCCCATGTCACGGCACCAGAGATCCAAAGCAGTGTGACCGAGCACGTCGGAGGCCGTGGTGATCACTGCCTGCCCGTCGAGCAGCTCAGCGACCTTGTGGGCCAAGGCATTGCCTCCGCCCAGATGCCCGGAAAGGAGGGAGATGGCAAACTGCCCCTGCTCATCACAGACCACCACAGCCGGGTCCACGGTCTTATCCTGGAGCAAGGGGGCGATACCGCGCACCACGATACCGGTGGCCATGATACAGATCAGGCTGTCATAGTTCTGCCAGGTCTGGGAGAGGGTGCGGTAGATGCCATCTTGGTGGGGGACAACCTCGCTTCCGGGAAGAAGGCTTGCGAGACGTTGGGCCAGCTGCTTTCCGCCCTTGGTCAGGGCGATGATGGCGGTGTGTGCGGTCATGGGAGGTGTTTTGCGATGTTTTTCATGCCCGGCGTTGAAACACCGGGCTATTTTCGGCAGTCCCTCCGGGACGCTGTTTTCCGAATGCCCCACCCCTGAAGGGAATATCCCCGGTAACGGTGGGCAGGCATCTTAATCAAGGTAGGAACAACAATAATCGGTCACCGTGCCGATCTTAATACCGAATTTAGAATTCGCAGGCACCTCAAAGGACTCCCCAGGTGCAATGATCTGCCATTCCTCAGAACCGGGCAGCAATACCGTCACCTCACCACTGAGGATCTCCATGAGCTCCTTTTTCTCGGTACCGAACTCGTACTCACCAGGCATCATGATCCCCAAGGTCTTAGTGCTCCCGTCGGCAAAGGTAACAACCCGGCTGGTTACCTTGCCATCATAGTAAATATTCGCAGCCTTTTTGACCGTTACATCATTAAACTCTGTCATATTATCTCCTTGCAAATAACCGTCAGATACTCTTAGCGAAGAGTCATGGTCTCTACCAGCTGCGACTTCATTTGAACACGAATTTTCTCTATCATGGCAGGCTGGATGCTATCCTTCATGAAGTTCTGAGGAACACGCACTGCCATCATTTTGGCACGCATCTGATTTTTCAGCAGCCGAGCAGAGTAGTTTTGTATGATCATCTCCTGCTGCATCTCAGCTATTAACTTATCAACTGTTATCGCAGCGGTGTCAGTTTCCATCTGTACTGCGGAAGCAGAATCAGTCATAACAAAACTGCCAGCCGCCAGTCCGAGTGCTAATATCATTATTATCTTTCTCATTTTCCCCCCTCATTTTTATGTAAAAAACCGGAATACTCCGCGTATCGACAATCGCCCGGAGTGTTTCATCAAAAAATTGCCGGTTTAATCATTTGCCTGAGTACTTACTGTTTGAAACGTGCCCGAACCCTTTCAATAATCCCACCACTAAACATCGGTATCGTACTCACTTGAATTTTTCTTCTTACTTCCTGTGACATATGAGGTTGAATAATCGGCATACACAATTCCTGATTATGAGAAATAATATCATTGGTAATATTACCCATCACCTGGTTCCTCATTTTACCCATCAAATGGATCGGGATATCGCGTTGCCCAAGGTACTTCCGTAATAATGGCTTCTCCTGGATAGCCATTGCTACTGCCAACTGATTTCGTTCCTCAGGTGTTAAGGCATCAAGCCCTTTTTGTTCTTTCATAAGCCGTATATGCCGCTCTGCCATCTTATCCATAATTGTATCACGATCCTGCTGGGGCAAGGCCTGAAGGGCCTGTTCAAACATCTGCGTTGCGGAATGAGCCGTAACAGGTACCGTCATCAGGAAAGTACCAACAACCACTATAGCAAGGACAGAACCAAGTCTTCGTTTCATTTCTTCCTCCTTAGTTGAAAAATAGCCTTCTGCTCAAACGAATAAGAGCAAAAACGCCTGTGAATAAAAAAACGCTATGCACTCAGAATTCCCTCTCCTCAAACGAATGAGAATCTTTCTCCAATGCATATCTTTTTTTTCTATCACCAACAGGGGGTGGTGTATAGTTTTTTTTATTTTTTCTCCAAAAGAAAAAAAGGGCGCTATCTTCCTCAGAAAATAGCGCCCTCTCAGCAAGCAATGTTTAAAGCAAAGCCTTTTCCAGCAGCCGTCCTTACCCCTTTCCTGTTCCCGACGAAGTATGGCGGTGAATATCGCTAGTACAGTCAGGCGCAAATTACCCTATTCTTTCTGGAGCCGCTTTCCCGTTCTTTACAAGGTAGTTTGCTGTGAAAAGTAGCGCAAGACTTACGCCGCACTGTACTAGTCCGGGTGCCGCCCGCCATTTCGTACTCGCTGCTGTCCTTGCCGAACTTGCCCGCGACCCCGGCTAACATCCGCGATGACCACTCATTGACTTTCTTCTCCGCCGCCTTCAGCTCATTGGCCTTATTATCCAGCAAAGCAAGCAGGGTGTTGTATTCATCAAGGATAGTTTCGGCAGCTGCGATCTCGGCTTCATAGGCGGGCAGGGTGAGCGGGCCGCCTAATGCCAGGTTCGGGTCTATCGCCTTGATGCCAGCGGCACGCTGTAGCGCCTTGACAATGATTTTGGATGCTCTGCGTTTAAAGGCCATGATCTTTCCTCCGTGAAAAAAAAGTTTTTTCCAGCAGTCAAGGAGCGAACAGACATGCGCAGTCCGTCCACTGCCCTGTAAAAACAGATTGTACACCTCTGAAGATTGGTTGCAGGAACCTGCAACTTCCCTGTGGACATCCGAATAGTCCAACGTGGCATGCCGAGGGAAGATCTAAACGTATGTAACTCTTCTCTGAGAGCTACGAGGAATGGTTTCTGACCTACATACGTCGTCTCGGAGAGCTGCGAGGAGACTGTCAGACCAGCAAATCATCCAGAGCAGAGCTTCTCACGAGCTTTCGGAGGTACACATGCTGCCTCGTACCAGTCCGAGGTGCGTTCTGCAGGAACAAAAACCGCAGAGGGGCGCTGCGTTCCTGGGTGCAAAGGTTGGAAAGGCGATTATCTTCCTTCCTTTTCTTTAACGCAGTTGCACAATATTGCAAGAGAAAAATAGAGAGGACGTTCCATTTAAGCTACTGGCGGACTTGAAGGAACCTTTTTACTGCATGGACAAGGGTTGTTGTGTTATACTTTAATCCATCAGAAAAAAACTTATTTATATTTTCGGTGAAAAAGTCTATGGAGCCGATTATCACCACTCTTGCGGCAGCCGGTGCTTGTTCACCCCCTTCGGGGTAGGGATATTGCAGGACGTTAACAATATGCCCAGATCCCTGAGCAGGATAAAACCCGAGCCCTGAAAGGGTTCAGGGCTAATAGCCCAAGGTCATCACCTTGGTGTATACAATTTATAACCGTCATGCATAACGAAGAACCTACCATCCAACTCCCCTCCGGCCCGGTTATTGAACTGAGGTACGTCCAGGGCGGAAAATTTATGATGGGGGATGACAAAAGTGAATATGGTGACGAGAAGCCTGCCCATCCGGTCAGACTGTCAGATTTTTACCTCGGCAAGTTCCCGGTCACTCAGGAGGTCTGGCAGGCAGTAATGAATAACAATCCCTCCAGCTTTAAAGGTGAACACCGTCCGGTGGAAACTGTCTCCTGGGAAGATGCACAGGAGTTTCTTGCCCGGCTCAATCAGCAGACCGGCAGGGTCTTTCGTCTGCCTACAGAAGCGGAATGGGAATACGCGGCCCAAGGCGGCAGGCACAGTGAGGGGTATATCTATGCAGGCAGCGATCGATTGAAACAGGTGGGCTGGTATGAGAAAAACAGCGGCGATGAGACCCATGAGGTCGGTCTGCTGTATGACAATGAACTGGGCCTGTACGACATGAGCGGCAATGTCTGGGAGTGGTGTCAGGACTGGTTTTCCAAGGAATACTACGTAGCATGCCATCAACAGGGAACCGTGGACAATCCCCAGGGGCCTGACACCGGGTCGTACCGCGTTCTGCGCGGCGGCGGCTGGATCTACTACCCGGTGGGCTGCCGTTCCATCTATCGGAGCAGCAACCCGCCGGTGTATCGGCACCACCACATCGGCTTCCGCCTTGCCCTCCCCTCCCAGTCAGCTGGAAGCTAATCCTGGTTTCCCGTGAGCAAAAGAGCAAGCGAGTGGAGCAACGGCTGCAAAGAGGCGAGGGACGAGCCGACAGCAACCGCAGCGTAGCGAGGCGGCAAGGGGGGTTCGGGGCGCAGCCCCGATGAATTTTTTATCGGATAAGCGACAATGCAAATTAAACTTTTCACCATTCCAATCCACGGAGGAGAGCAGCTCTGTGAAGCAATGAATCGATTTCTGCGTTCCAAAAAAATCCTCCAGACAGAAAGCCGTCTTGTGAGTACTGTCGAGGGAAGTTTCTGGTGCTTTTGCATCAGATATCTTGCCGAAAATCAGCAGACAGACAAGCGAAGAAAGATTGATTACCGTGCAGTATTGGACAGCGGCAGTTTTCAACGTTTTGCCGCAATGCGGGAAATCCGAAAAAAACTGGCGCAGCAGGAGGGCATCCCGGCATACGCTGTCTTCACCGATGCCGAGCTGGCTGAACTGGCCCGGATTGAGCACCTTACCTTGGCGGATCTGCGCGGGGTGCATGGCATTGGCGCTGCCAAGGTGGAAAAATACGGAGCGCATTTCACCGCGCAGGAGAACAATGAAACGGGCAAGCCGACTGCTTGAGCGGATTGCCGAGCCTGACAATCTGCGCCTGGCCTTCTGGAAGGCCCGCAAGGGCAAAAGTCTGTCCACCCAGATGCAGGCCTATCAAAACAGGTTGGAGCACAACCTGCTTCTCCTGCGGGGACAGATTTTGTCAGGAAAAATTTCAATCGGCGCGTACTCCTGCTTTGCAATCCATGACCCCAAGAAACGACGGATCTGCGCGGCTCCGTTCACCGAGCAAGTGCTTCATCATGCCCTGATGAATGTCTGCCATTATCATTTTGAGACAAAGCAGATCTATGATAGCTATGCCAGCCGTCCCGGCAAAGGGACCCATGCCGCAGTCAGGCGGACGCAGATGTTCTCCGGCGCCTCTTCCTGGTTTCTCAAGCTGGATGTCCGCAAGTTTTTTGCCAGCATTCATCACGGCTGCCTGAAAGAGCAACTGAGGAGGATGTTCAAGGATCATCATTTGCTTGGTCTGCTGGATACTATTATTGACAGCTATGAAGACAGCCCCGGGCGCGGCCTGCCGATCGGCAATCTGTCCAGTCAGTATTTTGCCAATCATTATCTGGCAGGACTTGATCATTTTATCAAAGAGCAGCTCCGCTGTCGGGCATACATCCGCTACATGGACGATATGGTCCTGTGGCATAACGACAAGAAACGGCTGAAGGAATGGCATCATCAGATCAGGGAATTCGTGCGCAACAGGCTGCAATGCGAACTGAAGCCGATCCTGCTCAACCGGACGGAACACGGGGTCCCCTTTCTCGGCTACAGAATCTTTCCCTTTCATATTCGGCTGCTGCAACGAAGCAAGGCTCGATTTATCCGAAAAATGCGGTATATTGAGCGAAAGTACCAATCCGGCGCATGGAGCGAGCAGAACTGCCAACGGCACGCCCTGCCGCTTATCGCCTTTACCGCTCTCGCCAATGCCGAGGTCTTCAGAAGAGATGTGATGCAGCGATTGCAAAACGACAGGGCATCGGACGTGGAAAAAGGAGACGGTTCATTGTCATAAAAGGGGTCGAACCGCGTTCTGCGCGGCGGCAGCTGGATCAACAACCCGGTGAACTGCCGTTCCATCAATCGGAACAACAACCCGCCGGAGAATCGGAACCACAACATCGGCTTCCGCCTTGCCCTCCCCTCCCAGCTCACGGGAAAGCCGGATAGCTTCCACTGAACAGACAATGATCCTGTTCCCGGCCTGGACGGCGGGACAAAAAGGCAGCCGGGTTGCCGGTTGCATCAGGCGGCAGTGTCAGTAGCCCTGGGCGAAAGCTCTGCCGCTGTTTTTCATCAGACAAAGGATAGCGTGATGGACAACGACAATCTTATCATCCAACTCCCCTCCGGCCCGGTTATTGAACTGAGGTACGTCCAGGGCGGAAAATTTATGATGGGGGATGACAACGCGAAAGACGATAACGAGAAACCGGCTCATCCGGTCAGACTGTCAGATTTTTACCTCGGCAAGTTCCCGGTCACTCAGGAGGTCTGGCAGGCAGTAATGAATAACAATCCCTCCAGCTTTAAAGGTGAACACCGTCCGGTGGAAACTGTCTCCTGGGAAGATGCACAGGAGTTTCTTGCCCGGCTCAATCAGCAGACCGGCAGGGTCTTTCGTCTGCCTACAGAAGCGGAATGGGAATACGCGGCCCAAGGCGGCAGGCACAGTGAGGGGTATATCTATGCAGGCAGCGATCGATTGAAACAGGTGGGCTGGTATGAGAAAAACAGCGGCGATGAGACCCATGAGGTCGGTCTGCTGTATGACAATGAACTGGGCCTGTACGACATGAGCGGCAATGTCTGGGAGTGGTGTCAGGACTGGTTTTCCAAGGAATACTACGTAGCATGCCATCAACAGGGAACCGTGGACAATCCCCAGGGGCCTGACACCGGGTCGCACCGCGTTCTGCGCGGCGGCAGCTGGCTCAGCTACCCGGTGGACTGCCGTTCCATCGATCGGCTCATCAGCCCGCCGGAGTATCGGGACCACGACCTCGGCTTCCGCCTTGCCCTCCCCTCCCAGTCAGCTGGAAGCTAATCCTGGTTTCCCGTGAGCAAAAGAGCAAGCGAGTGGAGCAACGGCTGCAAAGAGGCGAGGGACGAGCCGACAGCAACCGCAGCGTAGCGAGGCGGCAGGGGTTCGGGGCGCAGCCCCGATGAATTTTTCTTCTCACGAATGGGTGGTATGAATCAGCTCAGAATCGTCACCCTGGTTATCCAACCGATGCTTGGGATGGTATCCCAAGCTGAGATGCAGAACCCCTGCGGGGTAACGGGCAGGTGCTACATCCGAACCAAGCAAAGGAACCCTGAAAGGGTTCCTGATATCAGCCCAGGGTCACCACCCTGCCCTGAGCCTATACCGATAAAGGGAATCAAACGCCATGCCGCAATCACTGAGCAGGATCTTTCTCCATCTCATCTTTTCGACCAGGAAACGAATCCCCTTCCTTGTTGATGCCGAACTGCGCGACCATACCCATGCCTATCTCGCTGAGGTCTGCCGTCAGTTGGGGGTACTGCCTCTCCGTATCAACGGCACGGAAGATCATGTCCATATCCTCTGCGCCATGTCCCGAACCCGGACTGTCGCCGATCTGGTCAAGGAGCTGAAGCGAACCTCGTCCAAATGGCTTAAGCAGCAGGGGGAAGAATTGCTCTGTTTCTATTGGCAGGGCGGCTATGGCGCGTTTTCCGTCAGCCCGTCCCATGTCGATGAGGTGGAACGGTACATTGCCTGCCAGCCGGAGCACCATAAGACCCTATCGTTCCAGGATGAATTCCGACGGATTCTGAAAAAATACGGAGTGCAATACGATGAACAATATGTCTGGGACTGATTGTTCATCGTATTGCCCAAATAATGTCCGGGGTGTCATCATCCTGGGTGGCTTGGGATGGTATCCCAAGCTGAGATACAGAACCCCCGCGGGGTAAAAAGGACAGGTGTCACATCCAAACCAAGCAGAGGAACCCTGAAAGGGTTCTGGAGATCAGCCCAGGGTCACCACCCTGGGGGAATAAACACAACTCCTTCGGGGGTATATCTAATGAACATCATCAAACCGATAATCATCCAACAGATCGAAGAGCAGCTCCAGCTTACCCTGCAGCCTGCACCATCCCTGCCTACGCCCCTGCGCGGCCTGATGACCTATAAAGAAAATCAGCCCAAATACCTGCTGGACGAACAGGACCGGCTCATCGGCCTCAATCTGGCCGCAACCGAGCTGGATGATGCCCGCTGGCAGCAGATTGTCATCCTGCTGGATAAACATGGCGTTCAGCTCCAGGCCCTGAACCTGTGCGAGAATCAGTTAAAGGACTTTGTTCCGCCACCGGGCATTGCGGTCATGACCGATCTTGACCTGGATGACAACCCGCTAGAATATCCATCACCGGAAACTGTTCAGCAAGGAAAAGCTGCTGTGCTTCGTTTCCTGCAAGTTGCCGCCGCCCAGGGTACACGCGAGGCCTTTGAAGTCAAAATGCTCATTGTCGGCGAAGGCGAGACCGGCAAGACCACGCTCTGGAACCTACTCCAGACCCCTGACCATCCAGTGCCGGATGAGGACCAAAAAAGAACGGTCGGTATCCAGATCAAAGAAGGCTGGGAGTTCCCCCATCTCGACCATCCAGACACCCCGTTCTTTATCAATCTCTGGGATTTCGGCGGCCAGGAGATCCAATACATGACCCACCAGTTCTTCCTCACCCGCCGCTCCTTCTATGTGCTGCTTGCCGACGGGAGAAAGGAGGCTGCCAATTTTTCCTATTGGCTGGACATCATCAGCCTGCTGGGCCGCGACCCGGATCAGGACGGCAGATTACCTTTGCTGGTGGTTGTGAATGAAAAGGGCAATACAAACCCAACCCTTCCCTACGATTCCAACACGGTGAAGGAACAGTATCCCGGCCTGGAGATCATCAGAAAGCATATTGACTTTGCCGAGAAAGGCGGACGGCTTGATGATCTGCGGGATAAAATCAAAAAGATCCTCTGCCGCAATATCGCCCACCTGCCGATCACCATTCCCAAGCTCTGGGACGAGGTACGGAATGAACTCAAGGTACTGCGGCAGGAGGTCAACCATATTGACCACCAGAAGTTCTTGGATATCTGCAACCGGCACGGCATCAGCGACCGCCAGCAGCAGGACGACCTGAGCCAATTCTTCCATGACCTCGGGCTGATCCTCCATTTTCACGAAGGAATATTGGAAGATTTTATTGTTCTCAATCCAAGCTGGGCGGTGAACGCGATCTATACCATCTTGGAAAGCGAGGATGCCACATATAATCAGGGCCGTTTCAACCAAGAGGTCCTTAAATCTATTTGGAACAAAAAGGGCTTCTCCATTGCCGAACAGGGCAAGCTGCTCAACCTGATGCTGAAGGACGGGCTGGAGGTCTGCTTCAAAGCCAAAGAGCAGGGCGATGAAATCTTCATTGCGCCCCAGCTCTTGCCCGAGGAGGCCCCTGAAGAGGCGCAATGGGAGGATAGCCCGGAGACCCTGCGCTACATCTATCATTACCCCTTTATGCCCAAGGGATTGATCGGGCGGCTGATTGTTCGCCTGCATGAGGACATCGAAGACTGCTGCGACACGGATCAATGTCATCTGGACTGCCGAAAGATGGTCTGGAAAAATGGTATGTATCTGCGTAAAGCCCACTGCCGGGCACGGGTGCGTTATATCAATGACCGCAAGCAGGGACGGGAGATTATCCAGCTTGAGGTACAGGGGCCGGAGGTTGAAGATCGTCGATATGTTTTGCGAGATATCCGGGAAGAATTAGAAGAAATACACAAGAAGCCCTTTTCCTCACTGCGTTTCTTTGAGAAGATCCCCTGCTGCTGCGATGAGTGCAAAAAATCCGTCATGCCCCATGAATACGACAAGGACGACCTGCAACGGATGAAGAAAAAGGATGTCGAGGAAATGCGCTGTATGCAGAGCGGCATGAACGTCCCGATCCGCCAGCTTTTGGATGGGGTGTTTCAGGAAAGGGAACTTTGTGCGGAGCCGAAGCTACAGGAAAGCAGCACACCGGTGACAGTAAACGTTTATGCCAACCAGCATAAAGAATCATCGGGTGAATCAGCTGATGCCAGCAAGAAGCCTTGGTGGAAACGCTGGTGGCTTGGTATCGTCGGAGTTCTTGGGGCTATCGGGGTAGTTCTTGCCAACTTGGTGAAGATTATAGAGGCGATAGAAAAATTCCTTGGCCCATAACTCTTCAAGTAGATAATGTTACTGCCCAGCCAGCCCTTCCGTAATCTCTTTGTGCAGATGAGATGCTGCACAAGGGCAAAGAGACCTTGGCTGTTACGCATGGGACTCCCGATAAGATCGGCCCCGTTGATAATCGCCTGCCCGTAGCCTAATCCTCCAGTAGGTTGCGCAGGTCGGAACAACCAGAGCGTTGTGCCTTCCTGTTCGGAAGCGGGTAAACTAAGGATAATTCCTGCCTTTCAAGGAGAAGAACATGCCAACCAAAGAACGCTACATCAACCTGTTCACAGATTACGATTTCAAAAAGATCTTCGATACCGCCTTTGATGAGGGATGGATAGGAGGACGAGAGCAACGCACATTAGAAATCGCCAAAGAAATGCTGGCTGAAGGAGAACCGGTGGAAAAGGTGGCACGGTTTACCGGGCTTGCGCCTGCAATAGTGGAGAAGTTGGGCGGTAACCGACAGACCACAGTTTGATCCAGCGGCGGATTACGCAGCCGGAATAACCAGCGCATAGCCTTGCAGAACTCTGCTCTTTTCCTTTCTCCTTTCCTTCTTGTTTTTTCGTACAAAACACTTTACCCTTATAGTCATAGGTAACATCTGTTCCCAATTTCCCAAACATACTGCTCTGGAGGATACCGTGGAGTTAGCACAACAGGAATGCTACACATGGCAGGATTACAGGAAAATGCCTGACAATGAACGTTACGAGCTGATATCCGGCACCTTCTATGCCATGAGCCCGGCACCATCACGCTTTCATCAGGAAATCAGCATGGAGCTTGCCCGGCAACTCAGCAACTATCTTCTTGATCACTCCTGCTCGGTCTATCCTGCCCCCTTTGATGTCCGCCTTCCGACTGCCCATGAATCTTCCGACACAAGCACTACTGTGTTGCAACCAGATATCTCCATTATCTGTGATGCGAAAAAACTGGATCAACACGGCTGTGTCGGTGCCCCGGACTTTATTGCTGAAATCAGCTCTCCTTCCACAGCTGCCCATGATAATATCACCAAAACAGCCCTCTATGAGCAGTTTGGAGTTCGAGAATATTGGATCATTCACCCGTTGGACAGGTTAGTCACGGTCCGCCTTCTCGGTCAGGACAACCTTTTTCTTCCGCCTCATATCCATGAGGGCAAAGGCATGCTCGCGTTGACCATACTCCCTGAACTTGAGATCGATCTGGACCTCCTGTTCCGAAGCATTACGCTCAACGAACAGACTCTATTTTCCATAAAAAAAAGCGACTGACCTGCTTATCTCCGGCGACCAGCAGCTTTTTTATACACCATACTGTTCTCCCGTTTGCCCACAGCAATAACCACAACAACCAACTCAGAGTCAATCACTTCGTAAACCAAGCGGTAACCGACAGACCGCAACTTGATTTTATACCGATTTTCACTGCCCGAAAGCTTGGCTGCCGGAACAAAGGGATTCTGGAAACGTTCTGCCAGCTTTTTCTTGAACTGCTTTTTTACGGAACCATCCAATGCCTTCCATTCCTTGAAGGCTTCAGACAGAAACTCCAGTTCATAGCTCATCCAGTTTCACCTTGATTCGCTCCTGACCTTTACGGGTATCAGCAATGGCATTCAGTTCCATATCTTCCAGCCGGTTAAGCA is from Candidatus Electrothrix sp. GW3-4 and encodes:
- a CDS encoding cobalt-precorrin 5A hydrolase → MTAHTAIIALTKGGKQLAQRLASLLPGSEVVPHQDGIYRTLSQTWQNYDSLICIMATGIVVRGIAPLLQDKTVDPAVVVCDEQGQFAISLLSGHLGGGNALAHKVAELLDGQAVITTASDVLGHTALDLWCRDMGLTVQDKQGLIRVMAKLVNTGSVFLYSDYPLPPLPPDIVLVEQLDDADLFITCRTDCKGHAVLLHPKALVAGIGCNRNTPAEEIGEALEQACQAHKLARDAVCKLASIDLKSDEPGLLAFTDGQGLSLDFYRPDQLNQVQGIVGSDVVLRVTGARAVAEPAAILSSGNGPLLVQKMKFPNVTVALAEIAHPFPVLSNSTE
- a CDS encoding pyrimidine/purine nucleoside phosphorylase; this encodes MTEFNDVTVKKAANIYYDGKVTSRVVTFADGSTKTLGIMMPGEYEFGTEKKELMEILSGEVTVLLPGSEEWQIIAPGESFEVPANSKFGIKIGTVTDYCCSYLD
- a CDS encoding formylglycine-generating enzyme family protein, with the translated sequence MHNEEPTIQLPSGPVIELRYVQGGKFMMGDDKSEYGDEKPAHPVRLSDFYLGKFPVTQEVWQAVMNNNPSSFKGEHRPVETVSWEDAQEFLARLNQQTGRVFRLPTEAEWEYAAQGGRHSEGYIYAGSDRLKQVGWYEKNSGDETHEVGLLYDNELGLYDMSGNVWEWCQDWFSKEYYVACHQQGTVDNPQGPDTGSYRVLRGGGWIYYPVGCRSIYRSSNPPVYRHHHIGFRLALPSQSAGS
- a CDS encoding HRDC domain-containing protein, with the protein product MQIKLFTIPIHGGEQLCEAMNRFLRSKKILQTESRLVSTVEGSFWCFCIRYLAENQQTDKRRKIDYRAVLDSGSFQRFAAMREIRKKLAQQEGIPAYAVFTDAELAELARIEHLTLADLRGVHGIGAAKVEKYGAHFTAQENNETGKPTA
- a CDS encoding RNA-directed DNA polymerase, translated to MKRASRLLERIAEPDNLRLAFWKARKGKSLSTQMQAYQNRLEHNLLLLRGQILSGKISIGAYSCFAIHDPKKRRICAAPFTEQVLHHALMNVCHYHFETKQIYDSYASRPGKGTHAAVRRTQMFSGASSWFLKLDVRKFFASIHHGCLKEQLRRMFKDHHLLGLLDTIIDSYEDSPGRGLPIGNLSSQYFANHYLAGLDHFIKEQLRCRAYIRYMDDMVLWHNDKKRLKEWHHQIREFVRNRLQCELKPILLNRTEHGVPFLGYRIFPFHIRLLQRSKARFIRKMRYIERKYQSGAWSEQNCQRHALPLIAFTALANAEVFRRDVMQRLQNDRASDVEKGDGSLS
- a CDS encoding formylglycine-generating enzyme family protein — protein: MDNDNLIIQLPSGPVIELRYVQGGKFMMGDDNAKDDNEKPAHPVRLSDFYLGKFPVTQEVWQAVMNNNPSSFKGEHRPVETVSWEDAQEFLARLNQQTGRVFRLPTEAEWEYAAQGGRHSEGYIYAGSDRLKQVGWYEKNSGDETHEVGLLYDNELGLYDMSGNVWEWCQDWFSKEYYVACHQQGTVDNPQGPDTGSHRVLRGGSWLSYPVDCRSIDRLISPPEYRDHDLGFRLALPSQSAGS
- the tnpA gene encoding IS200/IS605 family transposase codes for the protein MPQSLSRIFLHLIFSTRKRIPFLVDAELRDHTHAYLAEVCRQLGVLPLRINGTEDHVHILCAMSRTRTVADLVKELKRTSSKWLKQQGEELLCFYWQGGYGAFSVSPSHVDEVERYIACQPEHHKTLSFQDEFRRILKKYGVQYDEQYVWD
- a CDS encoding COR domain-containing protein, whose product is MNIIKPIIIQQIEEQLQLTLQPAPSLPTPLRGLMTYKENQPKYLLDEQDRLIGLNLAATELDDARWQQIVILLDKHGVQLQALNLCENQLKDFVPPPGIAVMTDLDLDDNPLEYPSPETVQQGKAAVLRFLQVAAAQGTREAFEVKMLIVGEGETGKTTLWNLLQTPDHPVPDEDQKRTVGIQIKEGWEFPHLDHPDTPFFINLWDFGGQEIQYMTHQFFLTRRSFYVLLADGRKEAANFSYWLDIISLLGRDPDQDGRLPLLVVVNEKGNTNPTLPYDSNTVKEQYPGLEIIRKHIDFAEKGGRLDDLRDKIKKILCRNIAHLPITIPKLWDEVRNELKVLRQEVNHIDHQKFLDICNRHGISDRQQQDDLSQFFHDLGLILHFHEGILEDFIVLNPSWAVNAIYTILESEDATYNQGRFNQEVLKSIWNKKGFSIAEQGKLLNLMLKDGLEVCFKAKEQGDEIFIAPQLLPEEAPEEAQWEDSPETLRYIYHYPFMPKGLIGRLIVRLHEDIEDCCDTDQCHLDCRKMVWKNGMYLRKAHCRARVRYINDRKQGREIIQLEVQGPEVEDRRYVLRDIREELEEIHKKPFSSLRFFEKIPCCCDECKKSVMPHEYDKDDLQRMKKKDVEEMRCMQSGMNVPIRQLLDGVFQERELCAEPKLQESSTPVTVNVYANQHKESSGESADASKKPWWKRWWLGIVGVLGAIGVVLANLVKIIEAIEKFLGP
- a CDS encoding Uma2 family endonuclease, producing the protein MELAQQECYTWQDYRKMPDNERYELISGTFYAMSPAPSRFHQEISMELARQLSNYLLDHSCSVYPAPFDVRLPTAHESSDTSTTVLQPDISIICDAKKLDQHGCVGAPDFIAEISSPSTAAHDNITKTALYEQFGVREYWIIHPLDRLVTVRLLGQDNLFLPPHIHEGKGMLALTILPELEIDLDLLFRSITLNEQTLFSIKKSD